In Phaseolus vulgaris cultivar G19833 chromosome 10, P. vulgaris v2.0, whole genome shotgun sequence, a single genomic region encodes these proteins:
- the LOC137815766 gene encoding uncharacterized protein, with product MWEPLSAKLKTIAEDIPAIITRAVESSTTRLQDDLFTLKTENSTIRVEVEKLSANLTLAEIEHSRIELESKIVPYRVRVADLEALIKADAVKVKKLEQRSADRETLLGKVTEDLLQAQELNEQLKKQVEELEQQNKGLKEQAKELEKQIEELKKQIEDLNLSSAQILAARFEAAREQFACLFPDLDLSMVSLNNEVVDGKVVPAED from the exons atgtgggagcctctatctgctaagctgaagacgatagcagaagacatccctgccatcataaccagagcggtggagagctccaccacgaggctccaagacgacctcttcaccCTCAAAACCGAGAATAGCACCAtcagggtcgaggtggagaagttgtctgccaatctgacactcgcggagattgagcactcccga atcgaactagagagcaagattgtgccttaccgcgtcagggtggctgacctggaggctctcataaaggCCGACGCCGTCAAGGTGAAGAAGCtagagcaaaggtcagccgaccgggagACCCTCCTCggaaag gttactgaggaccttctccaagctcaagAACTCAACGagcaactcaagaagcaagttgaggagctggagcagcagaataaggggctGAAAGAACAAGCCAAGGAACTcgagaaacagattgaagagctcaagaagcaaattgaagatcTCAATCTGAGTtccgcccaaattctggctgccagattcgaggctgcacgggaacaattcgcctgcttgttccctgatctggatctcagcatggtgtctctgaataatgaggtggtggatggaaaagtggtgcccgccgaagactga